The Rosa chinensis cultivar Old Blush unplaced genomic scaffold, RchiOBHm-V2 RchiOBHmChr0c36, whole genome shotgun sequence region ACTTGGCATGCTACTGATAGAAAACGTGATGGCTTGATGCGTCATTCGCTGATGCAGCTTCGTGGAAGTTGGTAGATGATAAATGGCCAGACTTTGGTTCTGACCCTAGAAACCTACAACTTGCATTGTCATCAGATGGGTTCAATCCCATAGTTCATTAAGTAGCAAATACATTTGTTGGCCTGTTATTCTAGTCGCATATAATCTGCCTCCATGGCTCATAATGAAGAGGAAACACATGTTGTTAACTCTATTGATTTCTGAGCCAAAACAATCAGGAAATGACATCGATGTCTACTTGGAACATTTAATAGACGACTTGAAGCTGTTATGGGAAGGAGTTAGTGGTGTCTACGATGCAGACAAAGTGAATACTTTACTCTTAGAGGTTTACTATTGTGGACAATCAACGATTTTCCAGCTTATGGTAACCTTTCTGGAAGTATAGTTAAAGGGTATAATACATGCCttatttgccttgaaaaaacaaaaccaacaagaCTAGTTAATGGAGGGAAATGGTTTACATCGTGCATTGGAGGTTTTTAGAAAGAAACCATCCTTATTGAAGGCAAAAGGCCGCTTTCAACAACTTTCCAGAATATTCTCCCTCTCCTGTTCCTTTGAGTGGAAAAGAAGTACTAGAAAGGGTGGAGCAAGAAGTTCCAAAATGgcattttgggaaaaaaaatccccGTCCTCCTTATAAGGGTGGGGACAATGAAACTAGGCCTTGCTGGAAAAAAAAGTCTATCTTTTTTGAACTTGAATACCGGAAGTTTCTCCCTGTTCGGCACTGCCTTGATGTGATGCATATAGAGAAAAATGTTTGCGATAGTCTCATAGGAACCTTGTTGAATATTCCTGGAAAAACAAAGGATGGGTGAAAACTCGGTTGGACCTGGTAGAAATGGGTATTAGATTAGGATTAAAGCCTGATCTCGAAGGTCCCAAGAAGGAGCGCATGCCAATGGCAAGCTGGAATCTAAAGACAAGTGAAAAAAGATGCATGTGTGGGTCTTTTTTGGTATGAAGGTTCTTGAAGACTATTCTTCTAACATATCAAACTTGGTTTCCATGGATGATTTGAAGCTTAGTGGACTTAAATCCATGATTGTCATGCCTTAATGCAACAACTCCTCCCTGTTGCCATCTGAGGTGTGCTTGAAAAGTAGGTCAGAATTGCTGTGATCAGATTATGCCTGTTTTTTAATGAAATCTGCAGCAAGACTATTGATGTGTCAAGGTTGCCAAAATCCAAAATGAACTTATTGAAACATTGTGTGAGCTGGAAAAGTACTTTCCCCATCATTTTTTGACATAATGGTTCATCTAACGGTTCACCTAGTTAGAGAGGTGGAGTTATGTGGACCGATTTTCTTTTGATGGATGTATCCCTTGGAGAGGTACATGAAGATTTGCAAAGGATATGTTCAAAATAGAAATCGGCTCGAAGGTTGCATTACGGAGTGTTATATTGCTAAAGAGGTGGTTGAGTTTTTAGCAGAAATTTTCATCGACGACAAGATTGTTGGGATTCCATCTGCCACTCACAAAGAGGACAAGCCTACCTCAGGTGCTACAATTGTTAGTGTTTACGGCAAGTTATTCGACCAAGCTCATCTCTGTGTGCTTCAAAACACGGATGAATTCATAAACTATTTTGTGTAAGTACTATCTCTCTATCTCATATTGTCATTTCTGTTAATACTTCATGCAAAGTAAACATAATCTTCATTCATTGTCTCACTGTTTTATTGGCAATTGCAGCGAACACTTGGAATACTTGAAGAGGGAGTTTCCAAAATTAATAAAGAATGAAAAGTGGCTTACGGGCAAGCAAAACAAGACATTTGCAGATTGGTTGAAGGAGAGGGTAAGTCCCAATAGTGACAATGTTTATGGGaatataaactgttcagttgtGACAATGTTTATGGCAATATAAACTATTCAGTTTGAGATTA contains the following coding sequences:
- the LOC121050904 gene encoding uncharacterized protein LOC121050904: MYPLERYMKICKGYVQNRNRLEGCITECYIAKEVVEFLAEIFIDDKIVGIPSATHKEDKPTSGATIVSVYGKLFDQAHLCVLQNTDEFINYFVEHLEYLKREFPKLIKNEKWLTGKQNKTFADWLKERVSPNSDNVYGNINCCCSLNELDANIPDIVRWLSDKPSNEVLRFSGYRIAGV